The segment aaattatttaattgattacTAAAATTTTTTAATCCTTTCATTAtggtaacttaaataaaaatactcgtaatttaattattattattattataattaattattttaatcatCTAACCGCAACAGCTAATCCACTAATGAAATCTGATGTGGCATtccatattatttatttactattttttgACCCCATATTGTTTATCATCTTCTTTTCCTCCACACCCCCCTTGCTTCCACCATTCTTTCTTCTTTTACCTTTACTCCATGCTTTTGGCCACCACATCGACTCTTCCTTTACCCACTGCTACCCTATGCTTATCTTGTAGTTCCCTTTctaaattttgtatatatattaaaaatatgtttttatgTAGAAACTATTAATAGTTGTATGCTTGACCCAAAAATGTAAAACATATCAATCCTTACAATTTTAATAGTTTGGGAAATGCTAAGTATTTAAGCTCAAGCCACCAAAGCCTAGCGGAGGGGGAGATCTatgctcaaaaaaaaaaaaaatagtgaaggagACCTTCTGCCAGAAACAAAGCAACCATAGGACTAAGAGCACTTCCATTGTCACCTTCGCAAAACAGTATTCCTAAACAACATTTGTGCACCCAAAAGTTAAGAAGAAAGAGTTTCCCAACAATGTTTAGAGTTTCAGCTAAACAACAAAATACAATTATTTTGACAATTTTTTACACAACTTTTGGGTAGAATTGATTTTGTATACAAAGCAGATATTTAAACAGAGGATGCATTAAGTATTGATTGCAACTTCATTTTAATACAGAagttataaagaaataaaaaagaggaATGTGAACTTTGCCAAACAACTCAACCTCTTTATATCCCATCTCTTCATAGATTCATTCCTTTGctctttaaaataaatgaaagaaagaaaacccattttttattttatttttgtatttgtaTGGCCGGTgagtaagaagaagaagaaactaAAGTCATTTGAGGCATCGATGACAGCCCATTCAACTTGCTCTCATAGGCCATAACCCTCAAAAAATTACTAAAGAGCACGCGCGTGGAATGCTCATGAGTTTAGTTTCATCAGAATCTGAAGTAGACGACAAAATAAGACGGTGAAAATGGGTATAGAAGATAAAAGATAAACGATGGAGGGACATACAGTAGAATAAGCTTACAATTGCACGTGCcaagattctatttcttcttgaTGGTGCGGTGATGATGGAAGTAGTGAGTAAAACGAAGAGATGGTGCAATGACCAGAAGCAGGGAgcaaaggaagaagaagaacgaATGGTGGACGCAGGGGTGGTGTGGAGAGAAAGAAGATGATGAACAATAACTGAGGAAAAAAAAAGAGTCAAAAATGATAATGTGAAAACGCCACATCAGACTCTGTCAGTTGGTTAACAGTTGGGCGACTAAGATGTTTAATTATTGTAATGACAgctattaaattataaatattttttatttggatGACCAACTAGGTAGTTTACCTAATTTTTTTCAACAGCTTGTTGCGAAAATTAATGGCTTACTCATTCACTGGAATGCTAAAAGATTCTAATTCATATAACACGATAGAATAATTCATCAAACAATGCGCTGCCACGAAAGATTGGAAGTGTAATTATCAGAGAAAATGCCAGTTTTTCAACCATGAAAGCAAGCTGTTTCATGATATCCATTGCCGTTTGCCACTAACTTGTGGCGGAAGCAGCTTTAAGGTTGGTAAGTTGAAAAAGATAGAACTGAAGGCCCTAGTTCGTTACCGCGACAATATATGCATTCCAAGCATCTTCTTGTTGGAAAGTTTTTACCTCTTCATACTTCACATCTCGCCCGCTGCCGAATCCCTCTGTGCTTCTGTTTTCACTAGTGTCTGGCATCTTCCGAAGCCAGAAATGGACAGATTGAAATCCAGCCTCTTCTAAGCAGTCTCTAATCTCCGGCAATGACCACCTGGACATTTAAGCCACCATGTTATCAAACTGAAAGGAGAAACCTAACAGTGATGTTCCATTATAAACAAGAAAATGCAACAGGAATTTAACAGAACTAACAGCCTCCAACTGTAAGAAAATGCATGGCGAAGTTTCTTCTGCTGCTTTTGAAGATGGAAATGGAGACTAATCCTTGTTTTGCGTTCAATGATGTTGAATTCAGCTTGCTCCCAAGTATACTGCACATATTACCTCAAACGTTATGGAATAAAGATTTTAAACGGGAAAGAAATATTAATTTCTTCTACGCAAGTTAAAACCTTTGACTCACACCTTATTGATGACTTATCACTTTTGCCAAAATGAACATAAACCATATATTGAAATAAGATGAAACTTCACTTATGCCTGACAGAAGTTAAATCCTCTAAACCAGAATATGCCACAGAAAGATAAACCAAATAAACTTCATATGTTATGTACTTTGCATTAACACGGGTGTATGGGCAGAGAGATTATACCGTAAAATTGGGAAATCTCCTTTGAAGTCTTAAGGGCTGCTCGGATGACGTGCCACCGTATAAATCCATCACAAATATACCACCCTTTTTAGACAAGGCTTCAAGAACATGCTTGAAATACAAAACCAGTTCTGCACGTTTATGGAGACAGCAGCAGCTGTAATTAAAAGCACATATAATGTCTCTTGCAGATATTTTGGAATCTGCCTTAACAGACTCTTCATTTGACAAAGTGATAGAACCCTCGTTTATGTTAGGTTCTGTTGCAGTCATCTCAGAATTATAATCACTTTCCTCCAACTGAATGTTCCTTATCAGCTCTTGAGGCTTGAAGCTGACTAATTTTGCCTCATGCGGATTTAATACATTCCCGTGAAAGAGAGATATTCTCGAATACCCATCAGCCCCAACTTTGTTGATGTTGTTCTCCAGGCACCACTGCAATGCCTCGAGATCAAGATCCAATCCAAAAGCTGTCCGCCTTGGATCacttcggagccattctgtactgTTAAACAGTGTAAGTTCTTAGTACTTATTAGTTTGCCCTTTGCAATGTGAATTGCTAAGTATAATATAGAGAAAGTTAAGAGAGTAGACAACATCAGTTTAGACTTGGAACCAATGACCTGATGGATTATCAAATATATCCACAATCGAAATTACCATTTTATTCATTAACTGAAATACAGCATCCATATATCGCAACTTCTTAGACAGGGTAAAAGGAGAGTGTGATTTAATTACTGACAACTATATAAAGTAAAGACCTTTGCCGTTGCCTGACATCTGAACATAAACTACATAGAAAGTGACCTGTTTCATTATCATATTTGCTAGCATACATGTTTGATGGCATTCAAGCAATTTAACCATAGATTCAACAAGCCACGAAGCAAGCAACATTTACAAAATCACAACCGAAATCCCAACAACAAAACTAGGAGTGAAATGTATGAAGAATTTGATGGCGGCCTCGACTTATTCACATGCTATCAATTTATGCGGTTAATTTGCAGCACTAGCTAAAAAAATGATGCGAATAAGTGGGAACATACCTAAGAAGTGCAGTGCCACAGAAATCTTCTTGAAGATGCAGAGGCAACCTTCCACCCACATACATCAAAAAGAACTTCTGCAAATAGCTTATATCTCCTTTCGGTGACTGCATTCAACACATAATTACttccattaatatatatatatagttattaaTTAACATCAGACAATTAGAAAGAACCCGTCTTTACATTACCTAACACATCGACTTTTAATCAAGACGCTAACAAAGCAATTAACTGCGGCATTTTTTATACCAAGCTGGCAAGACAAAAATCAAAACTTTGCTTATCTACCCGAACTTCTCTCAGCAACATAAAGGGGAAAAAGATCAAACATTTGGAGGGTGAGGGGTGACTATAACCTGTACAGATTGTTGGTAAAGAATGAATTTTGATGGCATTTCCGGTGATGGGTTTGGgtcatcttcttcttcctcttgtTCTGGTTCTTCTTCTTGTTGTTCTTCTTCAGAATCTTGAGATGGTTGTTGAAAACTGGAGCTCTCATCTTCATAATCATCATCGTGTTGGACAGAGTAATAAGAGGCTGCTCCTCTAAGAGATGATCTTTGTTGGTGCCTTCGTTTCTTGTCTCGTTTTCCCATTCTTTTCAATTTTTCACCCTTACTTTGCCCGCCGCCAACTAAACAGCTTAAATCCCCGCGCCCTCTCCACTCACCTTTTTCCCCTTGAAGAgcttgaaggaaaaaaaaaaaagggctttAGAGACGTTTAAGACTTGTAATAAGGGTTAACTCTATTTAACATCCCCAAATTATCCTTCACATTATAAAGTAGTCTTATCTTCGATTtttccaaaaaatattttttggggGTATAAAAGGGGCTCCAAAAAAAGCCCAAGTACTAATAAGTCGAGACATCCAACTGTATCACGCTTAGTCATAAAAGCACTAACTACTTCATGAGGTGGTTCTTCGAAATAAGCTGTTTCGAAACCAAGACCAATCCCTATgtttgctaaagcatctgccactCCGTTAGCCCCTCGGTTAATGTGTTTGAAGCAAACTTCCCAATCGAGTTGCATCTAAAACCTGATGTGCCTTGTAAGAACTTCATCGTTGGGTTCAGCTACTCGCTGGCAAAGCACCGAAATTAGATCAGCGTTATCACTCTCCACCTGCACCTTATCGTATCCTTTACTGCCTGCAAAAGACAAGCCCTCAAAGACTGCCCAAGCCTCCGCTTGAAACATTGAGCAAAGCTCCCAGCAAAGCCACCAAGCCATTCTCCTTGAGCATTTCGCAACAGCCTCCCTGCAGCAGTCCGACCCAACTTAAAAGAGCCTGCACCATCAGTGTTTATGGTAATCCATCCATCCATCCATCCAAGGGTTCTTCCGAATTATACTTCCTTAACCTCCTTGTTGCACTAGCCGCTTGTTGCTGTTTAGCAGCTAAAACTGATGCTGTCCAAGCTTTGCTAGTAGCAATAATGATAGCTGAACACAAAATTATTCCGACTTTTCCACAATAGCCAGCATACGATTGCATAAAAGATACTCCAATCACCTTCACCTGTACACACGGTATCGGCCTTCTCTAAATTCCATGTAATCCAATCGGCAATGGGTAAAGAGAAAAAAACGAGCTTGCATCGCCTGAGGAACAACAACAAACCCAGATGCTCTTGGCAAAGTGGCAATAACGTACCACATGTATGCTACTCTCTGGTTCAACTCTACATAGGGGGCAAAGGTCGACATGGGTCATCAACCGCCGAGGTCGTTCCTCATTTGTCAGAATTCGATTCCTATAAAGCAGCCACATAAATTGTTTAACCCTTTTACGGACTCCCATTCTTCCCTATAATAGACCAACGCGCATCCTTCCACCCAAGCACATTTTTGtgcaaaaattaaattgtaatttttctgaggctaaaaatataattttattattttaatagtttatatttttataatttttaaaatattaaattaaatttttatcatttttaagggagttaaagtgtaattatataattttatctttactaatttaaaattttaaaatacctaAAAATTTTAGGGAATCAGGCCCTATCTACACACAAGCACAATTGGTTCTTATAAGGAGTAGCCATCAAATACCTACTTGTCTGGGACCATTTCCAAGCTAAGTTATCCTCACCAATCTCATCCTATGGAATGGGATGACTCGCGATCTGAAGAACTACAATCCatttattattgatttttttatcaaatttaatgATATAGTAGGTGTTGAGAACTGCATATAGTAGGAGATAACATAAAAtgttttagaaaataaataataatatttacagttGACACGTTTTGCTCTACTACTTATTCCGCTTTACTTATTCCACTTTACAGTAGATGTATAATATTAAAATTCACTACTATCTTCGTGGATGTTGGATGTATCTATTATTGCTTCAAATTTCACTCTATTTCAATGTAAATTTTAttgcttattttaatatttttaaaatcaaataaatatttaaatataattattcaaaaagtatttcaacataaaatataataatttttataatatattattatatttttactcttattatatatataaaaaataaaaaataaatttatacaatataacgaaaataaataattattgtaACCACTCCCGTGTAAAAATTCCATCTCCGAACCACCCACATCGACTTTTAAAAAAACCACTCCATATAAAagaaattaattcaaaattattcgaAAATTGGCATTCTTACTAGTAATAAGTTATACTGAAGGAAGCTTCCCATTAAAAATTCTCAAACAAGTTGACAACTATACAATTGATATTTTCTGTCATACTAGACAAATAGAAAAACGAGCGAAAAGACAACATTTTTCTTAATAAACAAAAATACCTGTAATTTCGTTACTTTAATTAACTTTAATAAACCATTAcgttttaatttatttcaaataattcttttttttcctaattttaatttatattcaattttaacttttaattcccatataaataaaacacaaaataaaataattaaaggctTTCTAAACTAATTAATATTCAACACGCTCGGTTTTGATGTCTGTTTTGACGATCAAAAATCGAATCTTTCTTTATCTTTCTTCCGTCTCAAAAGCTACAAAAACCCGTTTgcagaaaaattaaaaaagaagagTTCATTCTGTAATTGATCTCCATGCAATTCcattgaaaaataaattccaGGAAAAGGATAAAAGTATGTATAGCAATTTCAAAGAACAAGCGATAGAGTACGTGAAGCAAGCGGTACAAGAAGATAATGCAGGGAATTACAGCAAAGCGTTCCCTTTGTACATGAACGCGCTCGAGTATTTCAAGACCCATTTGAAATACGAGAAGAACCCCAAAATCAGGGAAGCAATTACCCAGAAATTCACCGAGTATTTACGACGTGCCGAGGAGATCCGTGCAGTTCTCGATGAAGGTGGGCCAGGGCCGGCTTCTAACGGGGATGCTGCTGTTGCCACGCGCCCCAAAAATAAGCCCAAGAATGGTGGCGGCGGAGGAGAAGGCGGTGACGGGGAGGATCCGGAACAGGCCAAGTTGAGAGCTGGGCTTAATTCTGCTATTATTAGGGAAAAACCTAATGTTAAGTGGAATGATGTGGCCGGGTTAGAAAGCGCTAAGCAGGCTTTACAAGAAGCTGTTATTTTGCCTGTCAAGTTTCCTCAGTTTTTTACTggttagtttatttatttttatttttaatttatgggCTTCTGTTATTGGTTTTTTTATGAGGACTTCAGGTTATGTCTATGAAATTCGTGGCGTTAGAAATTTCTGGTGTGTAAAGGAATTTGCTAATTGTTTATTGTTGAACTATCAAGGAATTTAATGGTATTGTGCGGTTTTCCTTATAGGCTTTGTTACGgctgattttttattttaagctATAAAGTCAGTGACTTAGCTTAATTTAGGCAGTTCGCAGTGCATAGTGAAAAGGGTTGAATGTTGATTATGGAACTGTTAATAATTTTATTGTTTCTCGCTTGTGATATTATTCAGAAAAGCAGCTAGTTGGTAGTTTTAACTTGAATTGGGAAAGGTATGATTTTGGTGTTGGTATTTGATATAGTTAAGGTAATCATGCTTGTTTGTTTAAGCTGATTGTCGTAATGGACGTCCCTATTTTTGTTGCAACTGTAAATTATTGAATATTCTGTTGCTTGAGAGTTTTAGTCCTAAATGTTAACTGCTGATGGTAGGTTGTGTTTTTATTTCTAATTATCTGCGAGGTACACTGCATGCTTTCTGTGTTGTTTTGTGCAAAACAATATAGCTCCTCTTATTTATCTGTTGGACCGTTcatgtttaacctttcgcatatAGGTTTTATGGCTACTTGTGGCGTACCTTGCTGTCATTCTTGTGGAAGCGCTTGAATTGATTCCTAGACTAGTACTAGTCTACTAACAACAAAGCAAGATTTTACCTACTGCTGAAACTTTGTGAAACTGAAGGAGTTAATACGAGACTATATAGTGACATCTGAAATTACTCTTTTTCTTCTGTTGTTATTCTGATGATCATAGTTGTCAATCTTGGTAATACTACTTATCATCATTATCCTAATGCTTTACTTCTTGTAACACAAAATGTGAGGAACAACCTCTGACATCCTGTTACTAAGATCTTGTTGGCTTTGTTAGTGACATTTTCTTGTAAGAAACTATTGTTTGCAATAATATAGAGTCCGCATCCTTTGCATCTGAAGCTGTTTCCATTTTACATGATAtgaaatttattttgttttggaaaagctttttaatgtttttttttttttttatggtttgTTATAATTTTTAAACTCGTCTCATGTTCCTTATAGGCTGAAATTTACTCATGCGAAATGCTGGGTTAAGATATATGTATGGGATTAGTTGAAGTTCTGTGAACTAGTAGGACAAAATTCTATCTTTAACCTGTCCATGTATTTTCACCCTTGATCCTATTGATGTTCTGGATATCCTCTTGGCTTGCTAGAATAGCAAGTCTTATGTTTGTTGGAACTATGTAATTTGGTGGAGAGAAACTTGCTGAATCTAATCTACACTTCCCTTTTAGTTGCTTTTCCAACCGTTCTATTCATTCTCATTTCGACATTGCTTGTTCTCTTTAGGAAAGAGAAGGCCATGGAGAGCTTTTCTTTTGTATGGACCACCTGGGACCGGGAAGTCATACTTAGCCAAGGCTGTTGCTACTGAAGCAGACTCTACATTTTTTAGGTAATTAACTGATAAATACTAATTTTGCTGCTGCTGAGAATTTTGGCAACCGGATTTACTAGTTCCAGTGATTCTTCTATTTGTAACTCTGATCACATTGAGTGCTATGTCATCCACTTACCTTAGTTTGCTTTCTCGTATTCTAGGAACTAGGTTTTCCTTATTTCCTACCGCAAGTCCAACAAAATAATGGTTTTGACAAATTACCCCTAAAATTTTATTATGTCAAGTGGTAAAACCAGTTATACGAAGTACAACAATAAAAGTAGCAACGATTGAGATAACAATCATAAGGATTTTTCAGTGTTTGAGAATGGGCCTTGGCTTGTATGATAATTATAGCCAtacaattaaaatgtataaaatccATTGATGTGAAGGTCTTTTATTATGATTTCAGTGTTTGGAATCTAAGGTTTCATGGTGCTAGGGCATAGTTTGTATAGTGCTGAGTAACTGGGAGTTAGAAGTTTCTCTGTGGCTGTATCCTGCTATTACATTATTCGATTTTGGCATGTGCCAAAAGATGCATTATTTGATTTGTGATTCCCTGTAAAACAGTTTATGTCAGGGAGAAAGGATGGTTTTCTGGAAATCTAATGTAACCTTGAAGATATGTTAGCAATTATTCCAATTTCTGTGTCATTGAGCTAGGATGTAGTCACTACCTGTCAATTCTTGTCATACTTCTCATTCCATAATTTAGTGCGATGTACTGTTGCTGTCCCTTTGCCAGCTCAAAGACATGAAAATTGCGTTTTCTTCAAGTTGCTTGGTTTTGATATTGGGTACCTCGGCTTTCATTTGTTAATATTATTGATTCTAATACAAGATTTTGCTAATGAGAACCTTAAGATTACAGTTTAAGGTTGCCATATTAAGCAATCTTTTCTTTTGATGCATAGAGAATCAACATGTTAACTGTTGACCACAGATTAAGTAATATGATAATTAGAATATTAAATGATCTTAAAGAGTGCCTGCCCCAAGGACACTCATTAGCAAAATACATTAATATACTATAATAAATTTGCCTTTTGAATCA is part of the Gossypium arboreum isolate Shixiya-1 chromosome 5, ASM2569848v2, whole genome shotgun sequence genome and harbors:
- the LOC108450057 gene encoding uncharacterized protein LOC108450057 isoform X1, which translates into the protein MGKRDKKRRHQQRSSLRGAASYYSVQHDDDYEDESSSFQQPSQDSEEEQQEEEPEQEEEEDDPNPSPEMPSKFILYQQSVQSPKGDISYLQKFFLMYVGGRLPLHLQEDFCGTALLSTEWLRSDPRRTAFGLDLDLEALQWCLENNINKVGADGYSRISLFHGNVLNPHEAKLVSFKPQELIRNIQLEESDYNSEMTATEPNINEGSITLSNEESVKADSKISARDIICAFNYSCCCLHKRAELVLYFKHVLEALSKKGGIFVMDLYGGTSSEQPLRLQRRFPNFTYTWEQAEFNIIERKTRISLHFHLQKQQKKLRHAFSYSWRLLVLWSLPEIRDCLEEAGFQSVHFWLRKMPDTSENRSTEGFGSGRDVKYEEVKTFQQEDAWNAYIVAVTN
- the LOC108450057 gene encoding uncharacterized protein LOC108450057 isoform X2 is translated as MGKRDKKRRHQQRSSLRGAASYYSVQHDDDYEDESSSFQQPSQDSEEEQQEEEPEQEEEEDDPNPSPEMPSKFILYQQSVQSPKGDISYLQKFFLMYVGGRLPLHLQEDFCGTALLSTEWLRSDPRRTAFGLDLDLEALQWCLENNINKVGADGYSRISLFHGNVLNPHEAKLVSFKPQELIRNIQLEESDYNSEMTATEPNINEGSITLSNEESVKADSKISARDIICAFNYSCCCLHKRAELVLYFKHVLEALSKKGGIFVMDLYGGTSSEQPLRLQRRFPNFTYTWEQAEFNIIERKTRISLHFHLQKQQKKLRHAFSYSWRLWSLPEIRDCLEEAGFQSVHFWLRKMPDTSENRSTEGFGSGRDVKYEEVKTFQQEDAWNAYIVAVTN
- the LOC108450057 gene encoding uncharacterized protein LOC108450057 isoform X3 yields the protein MGKRDKKRRHQQRSSLRGAASYYSVQHDDDYEDESSSFQQPSQDSEEEQQEEEPEQEEEEDDPNPSPEMPSKFILYQQSVQSPKGDISYLQKFFLMYVGGRLPLHLQEDFCGTALLSTEWLRSDPRRTAFGLDLDLEALQWCLENNINKVGADGYSRISLFHGNVLNPHEAKLVSFKPQELIRNIQLEESDYNSEMTATEPNINEGSITLSNEESVKADSKISARDIICAFNYSCCCLHKRAELVLYFKHVLEALSKKGGIFVMDLYGGTSSEQPLRLQRRFPNFTYTWEQAEFNIIERKTRISLHFHLQKQQKKLRHAFSYSWRLLVVIAGD
- the LOC108453083 gene encoding protein SUPPRESSOR OF K(+) TRANSPORT GROWTH DEFECT 1 isoform X2; translation: MYSNFKEQAIEYVKQAVQEDNAGNYSKAFPLYMNALEYFKTHLKYEKNPKIREAITQKFTEYLRRAEEIRAVLDEGGPGPASNGDAAVATRPKNKPKNGGGGGEGGDGEDPEQAKLRAGLNSAIIREKPNVKWNDVAGLESAKQALQEAVILPVKFPQFFTGFMATCGVPCCHSCGSA